In Haematobia irritans isolate KBUSLIRL chromosome 1, ASM5000362v1, whole genome shotgun sequence, a genomic segment contains:
- the LOC142228573 gene encoding uncharacterized protein LOC142228573: MAPIHVNPDNEQMLLNTVYNNLNIYKPSQFHVDDYVRISKYKNIFEKGYTPNFSTEIVRIRSIRNTNPSTYLLEDYQRNPLKGGFYNEEILRTHHSDVYIVEKIIKTNGQMAYVKCLGFPDEHNSCFQPANGTDVYYNVNNVSIER; the protein is encoded by the exons ATGGCACCGATCCATGTAAATCCAGATAATGAGCAAATGTTATTAAACACTGTTTATAATaatctaaatatatataaaccgtCTCAATTTCATGTTGACGATTATGTACGTATAAGtaaatacaaaaacatttttgagaaaggTTATACGCCCAACTTCAGTACCGAAATTGTTCGCATACGATCTATACGAAACACAAATCCCAGCACATATCTATTGGAGGATTATCAACGAAACCCCCTAAAAGGTGGATTCTATAATGAGGAAATACTTCGCACTCATCATTCTGATGTCTatattgttgagaaaattattaaaacaaacGGACAAATGGCATATGTTAAGTGTCTAGGATTCCCCGATGAACATAACTCCTGTTTTCAACcggcgaacggaacggacgt ttattaCAATGTCAATAACGTTAGCATTGAGCGGTAA